A part of Pseudomonas lutea genomic DNA contains:
- the rclC gene encoding reactive chlorine resistance membrane protein RclC, which translates to MTTLNTLLHKASRLDKLGIHLVRVGVAIIFIWIGALKFVPYEADSITPFVANSPVMSFFYNHPHEYKEHLTHEGQLDPAKREWQVSNNTYAFSDGLGSVEILIGLLVLSYAFSKRLGMVGSVLAFLTPIVTLSFLITTPEAWVSSLGDANFGFPFLSGGGRLVLKDVLMLAGGVVMIADSARQLLNARSAAHG; encoded by the coding sequence ATGACCACCTTGAACACGCTCCTTCACAAAGCATCCCGGCTCGACAAGCTGGGCATTCACCTGGTCAGAGTCGGCGTCGCGATCATCTTCATCTGGATCGGTGCGCTGAAATTTGTGCCCTATGAAGCGGACAGCATCACGCCATTCGTGGCCAATAGCCCGGTGATGTCGTTCTTCTACAACCACCCCCATGAATACAAGGAACACCTGACTCATGAGGGCCAGCTCGATCCGGCCAAGCGTGAGTGGCAGGTCAGCAACAACACCTATGCCTTCTCCGATGGCCTGGGCAGCGTCGAGATACTGATCGGTTTATTGGTGTTGTCTTACGCCTTCTCGAAGCGACTGGGGATGGTGGGGTCAGTGCTGGCATTCCTCACCCCGATCGTGACGCTGTCCTTTTTGATCACCACGCCTGAGGCTTGGGTCTCGAGTCTTGGCGACGCGAATTTTGGCTTTCCTTTCCTGTCCGGAGGCGGCCGTCTGGTGCTCAAGGACGTGTTGATGCTGGCCGGCGGTGTTGTGATGATTGCTGACTCGGCGCGCCAGTTGCTGAACGCACGCTCCGCGGCGCACGGTTGA